One genomic segment of Panicum virgatum strain AP13 chromosome 2N, P.virgatum_v5, whole genome shotgun sequence includes these proteins:
- the LOC120662177 gene encoding alpha-galactosidase 3-like, producing the protein MEAAARLPLPIISALLLLLILSPAAARVAPSRMQPLATAALRLLYDTSNYGKLQLNNGLALTPQMGWNSWNFFACNINETVIRETADALVSTGLAELGYNYLNIDDCWSYVKRRNKDQLLPDPKNFPSGIKALADYVHGKGLKLGIYSDAGIFTCQVRPGSLYHENDDAALFASWGVDYLKYDNCYNLGIKPQKRYPPMRDALNSTGRQIFYSLCEWGQDDPALWAGKVGNSWRTTDDITDTWKSMTDIADKNNKWASYAGPGGWNDPDMLEVGNGGMTFAEYRSHFSIWALMKAPLLIGCDVRNMTSETMKILSNKEVIQVNQDPLGVQGRKILGEGKNGCREVWAGPLSGNRLAVALWNRCSEIANITMKLPAVGLDESAAYSVRDLWKHESLSENVVGTFGAQVDVHDTKMYIFSPAISVASI; encoded by the exons atggaggcggcggctcgcctccccctccccatcatctccgccctcctcctcctgctaatcctctcgccggcggcagcgagggTGGCGCCGTCGCGCATGCAGCCGCTCGCCACGGCCGCGCTGCGCCTCCTCTACGACACCTCCAACTACGGCAAGCTGCAGCTCAACAACGGCCTCGCGCTCACCCCGCAGATGGG GTGGAACAGCTGGAATTTCTTCGCATGCAACATCAACGAGACGGTCATCCGCGAAACAG CTGATGCGCTGGTGTCGACAGGACTGGCTGAATTGGGCTACAACTATTTAAATATTG ATGATTGCTGGTCCTATGTGAAAAGAAGAAACAAG GATCAATTGCTACCTGATCCAAAGAATTTCCCTTCAGGCATCAAAGCTCTTGCAGACTATGTGCACGGAAAAGGTTTAAAACTTGGTATATACTCAGATGCTGG GATATTTACTTGTCAAGTTCGACCTGGATCGCTCTATCATGAAAATGATGATGCCGCACTCTTTGCTTCATGG GGTGTTGACTACCTGAAGTATGACAACTGCTACAATCTGGGAATAAAGCCTCAGAAAAG ATATCCTCCTATGCGAGATGCTCTTAATTCAACTGGGCGCCAAATATTCTACTCTTTGTGTGAGTG GGGCCAGGATGATCCAGCCTTGTGGGCTGGCAAAGTTGGCAATAGTTGGCGTACAACAGATGACATAACGGATACATGGAAAAG CATGACAGATATTGCTGATAAGAATAACAAGTGGGCATCATATGCTGGACCTGGTGGTTGGAATG ACCCAGATATGCTGGAGGTAGGGAATGGTGGCATGACCTTTGCTGAGTATCGCTCACATTTTAGCATCTGGGCTCTCATGAAG GCCCCTCTATTAATTGGCTGTGATGTCAGAAATATGACTTCAGAAACGATGAAAATATTGAGCAACAAAGAAGTAATTCAAGTAAACCAAG ATCCtcttggagttcaaggaagaaaaattttgggagaagGAAAAAATGGATGCCGCGAG GTGTGGGCTGGCCCCCTGTCTGGAAATCGGCTTGCTGTTGCTTTGTGGAACCGATGTTCGGAGATTGCTAATATTACAATGAAATTGCCAGCAGTAGGCCTTGATGAATCAGCTGCCTATTCTGTTAGAGACCTTTGGAAG caTGAATCTCTATCAGAAAATGTTGTTGGAACTTTTGGCGCTCAAGTTGACGTGCATGACACAAAGATGTATATTTTTTCTCCAGCCATCAGTGTCGCTTCAATTTGA
- the LOC120662178 gene encoding transcription factor RF2b-like, translated as MAMPPKPGDPPQRSPGRSPNLNLPCPLPPVPGGAPQQPGGGLPAPRVGHHRRARSEVAFRFPDDLGAGGGAGFDEIGSEDDLFSTFMDMDKIAGADRDRAAETSSPPRPAKHRHSASFDGFGMGPAGGGTGGQQDGAGGVFGEVMEAKKAMSSKQLAELAAIDPKRAKRIIANRQSAARSKERKARYITELERKVQTLQTEATTLSAQLTLFQRDTTGLSAENAELKIRLQAMEQQAQLRDALNDALKQEVERLKIATGEMSKSNEPYSMGMQHVTYSPSFFQLSEQHGVQHHGNIQLPPHFQQPPPSVPSHQMLSHPPNSLSDMMQQDSLGRLQGLDIGKGSVAVKSEAEVVVKSEGSSISAGESNSTF; from the exons ATGGCGATGCCGCCCAAGCCCGGCGACCCGCCGCAGCGCTCGCCGGGGCGGAGCCCCAACCTCAACCTGCCCTGCCCGCTCCCGCCTGTTCCGGGCGGGGCGCCGCAGCAGCCAGGCGGCGGcctgcccgcgccgcgcgtgggccatcaccgccgcgccAGATCTGAGGTGGCCTTCCGCTTCCCGGACGACctgggcgccggcgggggcgccggcTTCGACGAGATCGGCTCCGAGGACGACCTCTTCTCCACCTTCATGGACATGGACAAGATCGCCGGCGCCGACCGCGACCGCGCCGCCGagacctcctcgccgccgcgccccgccaagCACCGCCACAGCGCCTCCTTCGACGGCTTCGGAATGgggcccgccggcggcgggacgggGGGCCAGCAGGACGGCGCTGGAGGGGTCTTCGGCGAGGTCATGGAGGCCAAGAAGGCCATGTCCTCCAAGCAgctcgccgagctcgccgccatcGACCCCAAGCGCGCCAAAAG AATCATAGCAAATAGACAATCTGCAGCTCGGTCAAAGGAAAGAAAGGCTCGATATATAACAGAACTAGAGCGGAAGGTTCAAACTCTTCAGACAGAGGCTACTACTCTTTCAGCACAGCTGACGCTATTCCAG AGAGACACAACTGGACTTTCTGCGGAAAATGCAGAGCTCAAGATAAGGTTGCAGGCCATGGAGCAGCAGGCTCAGTTGCGTGATG CTCTAAACGACGCACTGAAGCAGGAAGTTGAGAGGCTTAAGATAGCAACGGGTGAGATGTCAAAGTCCAATGAACCGTACAGTATGGGAATGCAGCATGTCACGTACAGCCCTTCATTCTTCCAGCTCTCAGAGCAACATGGAGTTCAACACCACGGAAATATTCAGCTGCCGCCTCATTTCCAACAGCCTCCTCCCAGTGTCCCGAGCCACCAAATGCTGTCCCACCCACCCAATTCCCTCTCGGATATGATGCAGCAAGATTCACTTGGGCGGCTCCAGGGGCTAGACATTGGCAAAGGGTCAGTGGCTGTGAAGTCAGAGGCAGAGGTTGTGGTGAAGTCGGAGGGCAGCTCTATATCTGCAGGTgaaagcaatagcaccttctag
- the LOC120662179 gene encoding B3 domain-containing protein Os07g0679700-like — protein MAMPMAVAKRCMNPACGAPATGAGGDWRKGWPLRSGAFALLCDKCGLAYEQFVFCDIFHLKESGWRDCSFCGKRLHCGCVASKNSYDLLDSGGVQCVTCMKNSAAQSASGQVVPKLFPCQNNLRIFGKSDEVLSGRKFEQSPSLVLDSRNDDLAIVNKSNHPFLVKSIEAGQSSSILRQKEIENGSRQIKWEQPPLSIGDMGKPFLTRSQSALESPQCTRRDDNKDPTTDSTTSESISEACLSMSLGIANNGNRMEATSTVERPILSPTTVIAEGRELTTALSPFQHAQRARHFLTRPPRVGEGAVFDPTRDMFPHLRVARPPAEGRGRNQLLPRYWPRITDQELQQISGDSNSTIVPLFEKVLSASDAGRIGRLVLPKACAEAYFPPISQPEGRPLTIQDARGKEWHFQFRFWPNNNSRMYVLEGVTPCIQSLQLQAGDTVTFSRIEPGGKLVMGFRKATNTVSLPDSQISAIANGSLLSETLFSTANDNLGVVSGYPGFLQSIKGAADLHPSSLYDHHMNSADGDVSWLKADKFGSRPDEGSLQFLQKRSRNIGSKSRRFLMDAEDAMELKLTWEEAQELLRPAPTAKPTIVMIEDYEFEEYDEPPVFAKRSIFTIRATGEQDQWIQCDDCSKWRRLPLTVIIASKWTCTDNSWDPKSCSCSAPEELTPKELQSVLQQYEEMRRRKGSYYGLKLNVAEMDASNLDALATAAVFGDVGNQGTASVATTTKHPRHRPGCTCIVCIQPPSGKGPKHNPSCTCNVCMTVRRRFKTLMMRKKQRQSEREEAEASKKMAWMNRDEPEGSNLSRSPQTLDTTRDSSDVAMFDKTADMNKGHIDLNFHPAVRDDHQGQHGTQQPRPVSMVGLMEVASRPLDNYMKQNGLTSLAGEQGGGSSSTATVPPAPVESEERASNELRVASVEREREPDAMAVDEAGDNQQDKSGDDVAAT, from the exons atggccatgcCTATGGCCGTCGCCAAGAGGTGCATGAACCCGGCCTGCGGCGCGCCCGCCACGGGAGCCGGAGGGGACTGGAGGAAGGGCTGGCCGCTGCGATCCGGCGCCTTCGCCCTGCTCTGCGACAAGTGCGG GTTGGCATATGAGCAATTTGTATTTTGTGATATATTTCACCTAAAGGAATCAGGATGGAGAGACTGCTCATTCTGTGGGAAG CGTCTCCATTGTGGATGTGTAGCTTCTAAAAACTCTTATGATCTACTCGATAGTGGAGGAGTTCAATGTGTCACTTGCATGAAAAATTCAGCAGCTCAATCT GCCTCTGGTCAAGTGGTTCCAAAGCTTTTTCCATGTCAAAATAATCTGCGCATTTTCGGTAAAAGTGACGAGGTATTGTCTGGTAGAAAATTTGAACAATCACCCTCCCTTGTGTTGGATTCCAGAAATGATGATCTAGCTATTGTAAATAAGAGCAACCATCCATTCTTGGTGAAAAGCATAGAGGCTGGGCAAAGCAGTAGCATCTTGAGGCAAAAAGAGATAGAGAATGGTTCAAGgcagatcaaatgggaacagcCACCCCTTAGTATTGGGGACATGGGAAAACCTTTCTTAACTAGGTCTCAGAGCGCATTAGAGTCACCTCAATGTACTCGAAGAGATGACAATAAGGATCCAACTACAGATAGCACAACAAGTGAGTCTATTTCAGAGGCATGTCTCAGCATGAGCTTGGGTATTGCTAATAATGGAAACAGGATGGAGGCTACTTCAACAGTGGAAAGACCTATACTATCACCAACGACAGTCATTGCTGAAGGAAGAGAACTTACCACTGCATTATCTCCCTTTCAGCATGCACAAAGGGCTCGGCATTTCCTGACCAGACCACCAAGGGTTGGTGAAGGTGCTGTTTTTGATCCAACGAGAGATATGTTTCCACATCTTCGTGTTGCTAGACCACCCGCTGAGGGAAGGGGCCGCAATCAATTACTTCCACGGTATTGGCCAAGAATAACAGACCAAGAGCTGCAACAGATATCTGGAGA TTCAAATTCCACAATCGTTCCATTGTTCGAGAAGGTCCTGAGTGCGAGTGATGCAGGCCGCATAGGCCGCCTTGTTCTTCCAAAAGCCTGTGCTGAG GCATATTTCCCCCCAATTTCTCAACCGGAAGGTCGCCCCTTGACAATTCAAGATGCAAGAGGAAAAGAATGGCATTTTCAGTTTAGGTTTTGGCCAAATAATAACAGCCGAATGTATGTCTTGGAGGGTGTTACACCATGCATACAGTCCTTGCAATTACAAGCTGGCGATACAG TGACCTTTAGTCGGATAGAACCTGGAGGGAAACTTGTTATGGGCTTCCGGAAGGCAACAAATACTGTCAGTCTGCCA GACTCACAGATCTCAGCTATTGCAAATGGTTCCCTTCTCAGTGAGACACTCTTTTCTACTGCAAATGACAACTTAGGAGTAGTAAGTGGTTACCCCGGATTTCTTCAGTCAATAAAGGGGGCTGCAGATCTCCATCCAAGCTCTCTATATGATCATCATATGAACTCAGCTGATGGGGATGTTAGTTGGCTTAAGGCAGATAAATTCGGCAGCAGGCCAGATGAAGGGTCTTTGCAGTTTTTACAAAAGCGAAGTCGCAATATTGGTTCCAAAAGCAGGAGGTTCTTAATGGATGCTGAAGATGCCATGGAACTAAAGCTTACCTGGGAGGAGGCTCAAGAGTTGTTGCGTCCTGCTCCCACTGCAAAACCAACTATTGTGATGATTGAGGACTATGAATTTGAAGAGTATGAT GAACCCcctgtctttgcaaagagatcaATTTTCACCATCCGTGCAACAGG GGAACAAGATCAATGGATTCAATGTGACGATTGCTCGAAATGGCGTCGGTTGCCTCTTACTGTTATTATTGCTTCCAAATGGACGTGCACTGACAACTCATGGGACCCAAAAAG TTGCTCCTGTTCTGCGCCTGAAGAATTGACCCCAAAAGAGTTGCAAAGTGTTCTGCAGCAGTATGAAG AAATGAGGAGGCGAAAGGGCAGCTACTACGGTTTGAAGCTGAATGTGGCCGAAATGGACGCATCCAACCTTGATGCCTTGGCCACTGCTGCAGTGTTCGGTGATGTCGGGAACCAAGGTACAGCTTCAGTTGCGACAACCACAAAGCACCCTCGGCACCGCCCGGGCTGCACATGCATCGTGTGCATTCAGCCACCCAGCGGCAAGGGGCCCAAGCACAACCCTTCGTGCACCTGCAACGTCTGCATGACCGTCAGGCGTCGATTCAAGACGCtgatgatgaggaagaagcAACGGCAATCGGAGCGAGAAGAGGCCGAGGCGAGCAAGAAGATGGCCTGGATGAACAGGGACGAGCCCGAGGGGAGCAATCTGTCGAGATCCCCGCAGACACTGGACACCACTCGAGACAGCAGTGATGTGGCCATGTTCGACAAGACGGCTGACATGAACAAGGGGCACATCGACCTCAATTTCCACCCTGCCGTCCGGGACGATCATCAGGGACAGCACGGCACGCAGCAGCCCCGGCCGGTGAGCATGGTGGGCCTGATGGAAGTTGCGAGCCGACCCCTGGACAACTACATGAAGCAGAACGGCCTGACGAGCCTGGCCGGGGAGCAAGGGGGCGGTAGCTCCAGCACCGCCACGGTGCCGCCAGCTCCGGTGGAGAGCGAGGAGCGGGCCTCCAACGAGCTCCGTGTCGCGTCAGTGGAGAGGGAGCGGGAACCTGACGCCATGGCCGTCGACGAGGCCGGCGACAACCAGCAGGACAAGTCTGGCGACGATGTTGCTGCTACCTGa
- the LOC120662969 gene encoding uncharacterized protein LOC120662969: MAYYGGGGWFVPGADGGRGFPWGRGGGGGATGVVGSSGNGGERETLAAVMARRAPPPSMIRRDAMRAAEAAAGEVLLRVHPTQEAERRRQDVIGYLKRLIGSSVGCEVFAFGSVPLRTYLPDGDVDITVLGNTWLNSTFINDVRAVLESEQENCDAEFKLTGLHFINAEVKLMKCVIENIVVDVSFNQMGGISTFCFLELVDRRVGKNHLFKRSIMLIKAWCYHESRILGAHHGLISTYALETLVLYIFNMFHKSLHGPVEAFYRFLEYFSKFDWDKYGISLNGPVDLSQLPNLIVEPTAGQDELLLDKEFVEGFLDRLVVVPNESGEYNTQFRQKFLNIIDPLKGNNNLGRSVSKANFYRIRSAFSFGAQKLGQILKLCPEFIRNEIYGIFANTLKRHGKGERPDIGNSSFQSLLGPETALSDDGSRLKTSCMNDGENRSDKDLSVTDAHKNSDKTPLPPFLLSNMLDLSGDLDLHLGCLRKVQYHLESFFDEILPALEEACLAGVLNEDSFKFPTMIFKSTLNASDGLSLASSIDSERRKLSPVYCSHSTRDDSQQPHVEAQVDVVWQQNLPLSSNGSAFSSSPSTNSDNYPVSWFCVSPKSRGTGTYIPKVNYYSYQDRMSLERDLVRERKQRQRVPGRQYYTAEQGYSSSQTEHTTAQNESPKMQTSSQQNGYSSKIPVPSGDLLDFKEHVATDSGTKQAVGNFVENGSQTRPPSSSGIVLPHNGQGNPSVLNSCQITSPASTEENIEFGSFGSFSLGLVSARFEEAFPALPTRKRVEEVPAPATKGPADEAPAPATKGPVDEAPAPTVLSTDTVETESRSQKVYQLKDEADFPPLQAGCR, translated from the exons ATGGCgtactacggcggcggcggctggttcGTGCCCGGCGCCGATGGCGGGCGGGGGTTCCCGTGGGGgaggggtggcggtggcggcgccaccggcgTCGTTGGCTCCAGTGGCAACGGCGGGGAGAGGGAGACGctggcggcggtgatggcgaggagggcgccgccgccgtcgatgatCCGGCGGGACGCGatgcgcgcggcggaggcggcggccggcgaggtgctGCTGCGCGTGCACCCCACCCAGgaggcggagcgccgccgccaggacgTCATCGGCTACCTCAAGCGCCTCATCGGCTCCTCCGTCGGCTGCGAG GTATTTGCATTTGGATCAGTCCCTCTGAGGACTTATCTCCCCGATGGTGACGTTGATATAACCGTACTGGGGAACACGTGGTTAAACAGTACATTCATTAATGATGTACGTGCTGTACTCGAGTCTGAGCAGGAGAACTGTGATGCCGAGTTCAAATTAACAGGCTTGCACTTCATCAACGCTGAG GTTAAGCTCATGAAATGTGTTATTGAGAACATTGTTGTGGATGTCTCTTTCAACCAGATGGGCGGTATATCCACATTCTGTTTTCTTGAGCTG GTTGACCGTCGGGTTGGAAAAAACCATTTGTTCAAAAGGAGCATTATGTTAATCAAGGCTTGGTGTTACCATGAAAGCCGCATATTAGGAGCTCATCATGGACTCATATCGACTTATGCATTGGAAACACTTGTTCTTTACATATTCAACATGTTCCACAAATCTCTGCATGGTCCTGTGGAG GCCTTTTATAGGTTTTTGGAATATTTTAGCAAGTTTGACTGGGACAAGTATGGAATTAGCTTAAATGGTCCTGTTGATTTATCGCAATTGCCAAACTTAATTG TTGAGCCTACAGCAGGACAAGATGAATTATTGCTTGACAAGGAGTTCGTTGAAGGCTTTCTAGATAGACTTGTTGTTGTTCCAAACGAGTCTGGTGAATATAACACACAATTTCGCCAGAAGTTTTTGAACATAATTGATCCACTCAAGGGCAACAATAATCTTGGCAGAAGTGTCAGTAAAG caaACTTTTATCGCATACGAAGTGCTTTCTCATTTGGAGCACAAAAGCTTGGTCAAATTCTCAAGTTATGTCCCGAGTTCATTCGCAATGAAATTTATGGGATTTTCGCAAACACACTGAAGAGACATGGAAAGGGAGAAAGACCAGATATTGGCAACAGTTCATTCCAATCCTTGCTTGGTCCTGAAACTGCACTTAGTGATGATGGATCAAGGTTGAAAACTTCTTGCATGAATGATGGTGAAAACAGAAGTGACAAGGATTTGAGTGTGACAGATGCGCATAAGAATTCAG ATAAAACTCCACTCCCACCCTTCTTGCTATCAAATATGCTGGATCTCTCAGGCGATCTGGATTTGCACTTGGGATGCCTTCGCAAAGTTCAGTACCACCTGGAGTCTTTTTTTGACGAAATCCTGCCAGCTCTTGAAGAAGCTTGTTTAGCTGGGGTGCTAAATGAGGATTCTTTCAAGTTTCCTACAATGATCTTCAAATCAACGTTAAATGCTAGCGATGGCTTATCATTAGCGTCGTCAATTGACAGCGAGAGAAGGAAATTATCTCCAGTTTATTGCTCTCATAGCACAAGAGATGACTCTCAGCAACCACATGTCGAGGCCCAAGTGGATGTGGTTTGGCAGCAGAATTTGCCATTGTCCTCCAACGGTTCCGCATTTTCTTCATCTCCTTCGACTAATTCAGATAACTATCCTGTTTCTTGGTTTTGTGTCTCTCCTAAGTCGCGGGGAACTGGCACATATATTCCCAAAGTG AATTACTACTCGTACCAGGATCGCATGTCGCTTGAAAGAGATCTCGTGCGAGAAAGAAAGCAAAGACAGAGGGTACCTGGTCGTCAGTACTACACAGCTGAGCAAGGATACTCCAGTTCACAAACTGAGCACACCACAGCTCAAAATGAATCCCCCAAGATGCAGACCAGTTCGCAACAGAATGGTTATTCAAGCAAGATCCCAGTTCCAAGTGGAGATTTACTTGATTTCAAGGAGCACGTAGCAACAGACAGTGGAACCAAACAGGCAGTAGGAAACTTTGTTGAGAATGGCAGTCAGACAAGGCCACCCTCATCGTCAGGGATAGTACTTCCTCACAATGGTCAAGGAAATCCCTCGGTATTGAATAGCTGTCAGATAACCTCACCCGCCTCAACCGAAGAGAATATTGAGTTTGGATCGTTCGGGTCTTTCTCGTTGGGACTTGTCTCGGCGCGGTTCGAGGAAGCATTCCCAGCTCTCCCCACTAGAAAGAGAGTTGAAGAAGTGCCTGCCCCCGCCACCAAGGGACCTGCTGATGAAGCCCCTGCCCCCGCCACCAAGGGACCTGTTGATGAAGCCCCTGCCCCCACGGTGCTGAGCACTGACACTGTTGAAACCGAAAGCAG GTCACAAAAGGTGTACCAACTGAAAGATGAAGCTGATTTCCCCCCGCTCCAAGCTGGCTGCCGCTGA